In a single window of the Bradyrhizobium erythrophlei genome:
- a CDS encoding WecB/TagA/CpsF family glycosyltransferase, with amino-acid sequence MLERRTNPVGRAATAGVPRISLGGMRVAVLDIEQTANFMIDMVFPERRLRRPLYLTSANGEVLARCSTEPMTGRLFRAADLINADGQPLVTVSRLKSKTPLPERVATTDLFHVVARKAQAARLTFYMFGADEDENAAAVANVGKMYPDLQIVGRSHGYLKGDALRDKVDEINALAPDYLWVALGVPYEQAFVEEFTPRLSNVGVIKTSGGLFNFLSGSRARAPQWMQELGLEWAWRIWLEPRRLFWRYLTTNPRALYLLFNKSRSSSTDRTPRD; translated from the coding sequence ATGCTTGAGCGCCGCACAAATCCCGTAGGAAGAGCGGCCACGGCGGGCGTGCCCAGAATCTCGCTGGGCGGGATGCGGGTCGCCGTGCTCGATATCGAGCAGACCGCCAATTTCATGATCGACATGGTTTTCCCGGAACGCCGGCTCCGCCGTCCGCTGTACCTGACTTCCGCCAACGGCGAAGTGCTGGCGCGCTGTTCGACCGAACCGATGACCGGGCGGCTGTTCCGGGCGGCCGATCTGATCAATGCCGACGGACAGCCGCTCGTCACGGTGTCGCGGCTGAAATCAAAGACGCCGCTGCCGGAACGCGTCGCGACCACCGACCTGTTTCACGTCGTAGCCCGAAAAGCGCAAGCGGCGCGACTGACCTTCTATATGTTCGGCGCCGATGAAGACGAAAATGCCGCCGCCGTCGCCAATGTCGGGAAAATGTATCCCGATCTGCAGATCGTCGGGCGTTCGCACGGCTACCTGAAGGGCGACGCCCTGCGCGACAAGGTCGACGAGATCAACGCGCTGGCGCCGGACTATCTGTGGGTGGCGCTCGGCGTCCCCTACGAGCAGGCCTTTGTCGAGGAATTCACGCCCCGCCTGTCCAATGTCGGCGTCATCAAGACATCGGGCGGATTGTTCAACTTCCTGTCGGGAAGCCGCGCACGCGCGCCACAATGGATGCAGGAACTTGGGCTCGAATGGGCGTGGCGGATCTGGCTGGAGCCGCGCCGGCTGTTCTGGCGCTATCTCACCACCAATCCCCGCGCGCTCTATCTGCTGTTCAACAAGAGCCGATCCTCAAGCACCGATCGAACACCGCGAGACTAA
- a CDS encoding MFS transporter: MVGSIQAPCDANIIRATPAFPVALTQKRKRLTLAATILGSSMAFIDGSVVNIALPAIQQALHADAASTQWIVNGYLLLLGALVLVGGSAADLYGRRRIFLVGVGLFTAASIACALSPDITVLVVSRAVQGVGAALLTPASLAMLGATFDEHERSHAIGIWAGAGALTMAAGPLLGGWLVDQVSWRAIFLLNVPLAVAAAGLAAGFACESRDPEAKSLDLSGAVTIAIGLAALTRGLGAIPASGFHDKTVLGALGVGVAFLAAFVAIEARSGERAMMPLSFYRSRNFSGTNTLTLLLYFAFGGALYYLPFGLIRLGGYSATEAGAALLPLALILGFGASFAGRFADRFGPRLPLTIGPIILAGGLAMLAFVDLRESYWIGVFPAICVMAVGMTMTVPPLTSTVMASVGEARAGIASGVNNAIARVAGLLAVAAFGAVLFASFSQHLVGLPPARANEALNMVLAGQAGVAEGVRVAFDRALQTVMMVAAFCAMLGGIAGALSIRPISPESARSNT; the protein is encoded by the coding sequence ATGGTTGGTTCAATACAGGCGCCCTGCGACGCCAATATCATCCGGGCCACGCCGGCCTTTCCCGTTGCACTGACACAGAAGCGCAAGCGCCTGACCTTGGCGGCAACGATCCTCGGATCGAGCATGGCATTTATCGATGGCTCGGTGGTGAACATCGCCCTCCCCGCCATCCAGCAGGCGCTGCATGCGGACGCGGCGTCGACGCAGTGGATTGTCAACGGCTATCTGCTGCTGCTCGGCGCCCTGGTGTTGGTCGGGGGTTCGGCCGCCGATCTCTATGGACGCCGGCGGATCTTTCTTGTGGGCGTCGGGCTGTTTACGGCCGCCTCGATCGCCTGCGCGCTCTCGCCGGACATTACCGTGCTCGTCGTCAGCCGCGCGGTTCAAGGTGTCGGCGCCGCACTGCTGACGCCGGCCAGTCTGGCGATGCTGGGGGCGACTTTCGACGAACACGAGCGCAGCCACGCGATTGGGATATGGGCGGGTGCCGGCGCGCTGACGATGGCGGCCGGTCCGCTACTCGGCGGCTGGCTCGTCGATCAGGTGTCGTGGCGGGCGATCTTCCTGCTCAATGTGCCGCTGGCTGTGGCCGCGGCCGGACTTGCGGCCGGTTTTGCCTGCGAAAGCCGCGACCCCGAGGCAAAGTCGCTCGACTTGAGCGGCGCGGTCACGATCGCCATCGGACTCGCGGCCCTCACCCGGGGGCTGGGCGCCATTCCCGCGTCGGGATTTCATGACAAAACCGTGCTCGGCGCACTCGGAGTGGGAGTTGCATTCCTTGCAGCGTTCGTTGCGATCGAGGCCCGATCTGGTGAGCGGGCGATGATGCCATTGTCGTTCTACAGGTCGCGCAATTTTTCGGGAACCAACACGCTCACGCTGCTGCTGTACTTCGCGTTTGGCGGCGCACTGTATTATCTGCCATTCGGCCTGATCCGGCTCGGCGGTTATTCCGCGACCGAGGCCGGCGCGGCGCTTTTGCCTTTGGCTCTGATCCTGGGTTTCGGGGCCTCCTTCGCGGGCAGGTTTGCCGACCGTTTCGGGCCGCGGCTGCCGCTCACCATCGGGCCCATCATCCTGGCCGGCGGACTGGCGATGCTCGCCTTTGTCGATCTCAGGGAATCGTACTGGATCGGCGTGTTTCCGGCGATCTGCGTGATGGCCGTCGGCATGACCATGACGGTTCCACCGTTGACGTCGACGGTGATGGCGTCTGTCGGCGAGGCTCGCGCCGGCATCGCGTCCGGTGTCAACAACGCGATCGCCCGGGTGGCTGGCCTGCTTGCGGTCGCAGCGTTTGGCGCGGTGCTGTTCGCCAGCTTTTCACAGCATCTTGTCGGGCTGCCGCCCGCACGCGCCAATGAGGCATTGAATATGGTTCTGGCGGGACAGGCCGGCGTCGCTGAGGGCGTCAGGGTTGCATTCGACCGCGCATTGCAGACGGTAATGATGGTGGCAGCGTTCTGCGCGATGCTCGGCGGCATCGCGGGCGCGCTATCGATCCGGCCAATCAGCCCGGAATCGGCGCGCTCAAACACGTGA
- a CDS encoding class I SAM-dependent methyltransferase has translation MNKTVTIDLARAALADVTTDASVPAGASPQTPVHPQSLLDLPPGEARQSLLTVHSILGIKLPPTRLAIYEAGGGSTSFLPLDVLRRAHVTVVDIDEDQIRNNDYAHETILGDVQTYRFAPGSFDLVICYNVIEHLADVEAALSGFCESLKQGGLILIGAPNPKSLSGVVTKYSPHWFHVWFYRYVRGDKNAGQPGQAPFPTFFHPLVTLSNLEAFASAHGLQVIYRKEYESPRYPEMRARKPAFAALLDAVAVVMNLLLPGKADVRHGDYHVILRKR, from the coding sequence GTGAACAAAACAGTCACCATCGATCTCGCCCGCGCGGCTCTCGCCGATGTCACCACCGATGCATCTGTGCCGGCCGGCGCATCGCCGCAGACGCCCGTGCATCCGCAGTCGCTGCTCGACCTGCCGCCCGGCGAGGCGCGCCAGAGCCTGCTCACCGTTCACAGCATTCTCGGCATCAAGCTGCCGCCGACCAGGCTTGCGATCTACGAAGCCGGCGGCGGCTCGACCAGCTTCCTGCCGCTCGACGTGCTGCGTCGCGCCCATGTCACGGTGGTCGATATCGACGAGGACCAGATCCGCAACAACGACTACGCGCACGAGACGATTCTTGGGGATGTCCAGACCTACCGGTTCGCGCCCGGCAGCTTCGACCTCGTGATCTGCTACAACGTGATCGAACATCTTGCCGATGTCGAAGCGGCGCTATCGGGCTTCTGCGAATCGCTGAAACAAGGCGGCCTGATCCTGATCGGCGCGCCGAATCCAAAATCACTGTCCGGTGTCGTCACCAAGTACTCCCCACACTGGTTTCATGTCTGGTTCTACCGCTATGTGCGCGGCGACAAGAACGCCGGTCAGCCCGGCCAGGCGCCATTCCCGACCTTCTTCCACCCGCTGGTCACGCTTTCGAATCTCGAAGCCTTCGCGAGCGCCCACGGCCTGCAGGTCATCTACCGCAAAGAATATGAGAGCCCGCGCTATCCGGAGATGCGGGCGCGCAAGCCGGCGTTCGCCGCGCTGCTCGATGCCGTTGCCGTGGTCATGAACCTTCTTCTGCCGGGGAAGGCCGACGTGCGGCACGGCGATTATCACGTGATCTTGCGAAAGCGCTGA
- a CDS encoding GumC family protein, which translates to MLVYDQPINQATPDDRPAPPRMSAGFSVLQLTGLLWQRKIAIAMAGLICACIAVMIGKSLSPKYSATAQLYVDPRELQLVDRELTPRSQDISGLAMVVESQARLITSNNVLLQVIKDTNLDKDPEFGGESRGIFASLLGLFGIESRSAADVNLGQMAALDALSRHINVKKPDRTFIVDIDVWSRDPAKAAMLANALSRAYLAESKKSQATAARRATTDLSGRLKELQERLRNAENALAVYKAQNNFVGTQDTLISDQQLSASNQRLAAARALTLDAQAKYDQIEASRRASTDAGAIPEALQSPTIANLRAQYAEARKRYAEMTSELGPLHPALRQIEKQVEDLRHTVNEEVERFAQSAKNDLTRARDYEASLNKALEAQKRQSVQLSQASVRLRELERDVEASRDVYQSFLKRSRETEEQESLNTSSARVIGEATVPQRRIFPPAMSLLAMIGFALGALGAAAWTVAADRLSPDTSEPQPAAAEKNSSAPPSKPLQVNQSRVQPTIAAIEKPLIARLQESDVMRTLSGILTTGGIPDLTRLGWPTLRPGFPLTTFLNSMRELRATVAKCSPAAATPVMAVIGTGADEDRSIAALNVALAAARDGAKVLMIDADHVTHAVSNKINGLGKSETSRLGWLSIGATLSRAIRTANGISILPVVKGSDATVSAAIRKAIAQARSAGGYDLVILDGPAMPWSAADRKLLDIADGLVAVLPVSLDINDCMEDIIAALGGAERKLAGVILCELQSVTVGRQRDKQYA; encoded by the coding sequence ATGCTTGTCTATGATCAACCGATAAACCAGGCCACGCCGGACGATCGGCCGGCACCGCCGCGAATGTCGGCGGGCTTCAGCGTGCTGCAGCTGACCGGTTTGCTGTGGCAGCGAAAGATCGCGATCGCGATGGCTGGGCTGATTTGCGCCTGCATCGCCGTCATGATCGGCAAAAGTCTCTCGCCAAAATATTCGGCGACCGCCCAGCTTTACGTCGATCCCCGCGAATTGCAGCTGGTCGATCGCGAACTCACCCCTCGCTCCCAGGATATTTCCGGTCTGGCGATGGTGGTCGAAAGCCAGGCGCGCCTGATTACTTCGAACAACGTGCTGTTGCAGGTCATCAAGGACACCAATCTCGACAAGGATCCGGAGTTCGGCGGCGAATCCAGGGGCATCTTTGCATCGCTGCTCGGACTGTTCGGGATCGAGAGCCGGTCCGCCGCCGACGTCAACCTCGGCCAGATGGCGGCGCTGGACGCCTTGAGCCGCCACATCAATGTGAAGAAGCCCGACCGCACCTTCATCGTCGACATCGACGTCTGGTCGCGCGACCCGGCCAAGGCCGCGATGCTCGCCAACGCGCTCTCCCGGGCCTATCTGGCGGAATCGAAGAAGTCGCAGGCCACCGCCGCGCGGCGGGCGACGACCGATCTCTCGGGCCGTCTCAAGGAATTGCAGGAACGGCTTCGCAACGCCGAGAACGCGCTTGCGGTCTACAAGGCGCAGAATAATTTCGTCGGCACCCAGGACACGCTGATCAGCGACCAGCAGCTTTCGGCGAGCAACCAGCGCCTCGCCGCGGCCCGGGCGCTGACGCTCGACGCCCAGGCCAAATACGACCAGATCGAAGCCAGCCGCCGTGCCTCGACCGATGCCGGCGCCATTCCCGAGGCGCTGCAGTCTCCGACCATCGCCAATCTGCGCGCGCAATATGCCGAGGCTCGCAAGCGTTATGCGGAGATGACGAGCGAATTGGGGCCGCTGCATCCGGCGCTGCGCCAGATCGAGAAACAGGTCGAAGACCTGCGCCACACCGTCAATGAAGAAGTCGAGCGCTTCGCGCAGTCGGCAAAGAACGACCTCACTCGTGCCCGCGATTATGAAGCCTCCCTCAACAAGGCACTGGAGGCGCAAAAGCGCCAGAGCGTCCAGCTCAGCCAGGCTTCGGTCAGGCTTCGCGAACTCGAACGCGACGTCGAGGCCAGCCGCGACGTCTATCAATCCTTCCTGAAGCGCTCGCGCGAAACCGAGGAGCAGGAAAGCCTCAACACCTCGAGTGCGCGCGTGATCGGCGAAGCCACCGTGCCGCAGCGGCGCATCTTCCCGCCGGCCATGAGCCTGCTGGCGATGATCGGCTTCGCACTCGGCGCGCTCGGTGCGGCGGCGTGGACTGTCGCCGCCGACCGGCTGTCCCCTGACACCAGCGAACCGCAGCCGGCAGCTGCCGAGAAAAATTCATCGGCGCCGCCGTCGAAGCCGCTGCAAGTCAATCAATCCCGGGTGCAGCCAACGATCGCCGCGATCGAAAAGCCGCTGATCGCACGCTTGCAGGAGTCCGACGTGATGCGGACGCTGAGCGGAATCCTGACAACCGGCGGAATTCCCGACCTGACGCGATTGGGCTGGCCGACGCTGCGCCCGGGCTTCCCGCTAACCACTTTCCTCAACAGCATGCGCGAGCTGCGCGCAACCGTGGCGAAGTGTTCGCCCGCCGCCGCGACACCGGTGATGGCCGTGATCGGCACCGGTGCCGACGAAGACCGCAGCATTGCTGCGCTCAATGTCGCGCTGGCGGCGGCACGCGACGGCGCCAAGGTGCTGATGATCGACGCCGATCACGTCACCCATGCTGTTTCGAACAAGATCAATGGACTCGGCAAAAGCGAGACCAGCCGCCTCGGCTGGCTCAGCATCGGCGCCACACTTTCCCGTGCGATCCGGACCGCGAACGGAATCTCGATCCTGCCTGTCGTCAAGGGATCCGACGCCACCGTGAGCGCCGCGATCCGCAAGGCGATCGCCCAGGCGCGCTCCGCCGGCGGCTACGATCTCGTGATCCTCGACGGGCCGGCGATGCCCTGGAGCGCGGCCGATCGCAAGCTGCTCGATATCGCCGACGGCCTCGTCGCGGTTCTGCCGGTGAGCCTCGACATCAACGACTGCATGGAAGACATCATCGCAGCCCTCGGCGGCGCGGAGCGCAAGCTCGCCGGTGTCATCCTCTGCGAACTGCAAAGCGTAACCGTCGGCCGTCAACGAGACAAACAATATGCTTGA
- the galE gene encoding UDP-glucose 4-epimerase GalE, translated as MNDRPAILVTGGAGYIGSHCCRALIAAGYHPVAYDNLSTGHRGFVTGSLVVGDVRDETALAETFAQHNIVAVMHFAASSLVGESVADPQKYYWNNVVGTLSLLKGMREAGCNRLVFSSTGAVYGNADSSALPESYACAPINPYGTSKWIIERILADYRIAYGLGSFCLRYFNASGADASGGIGELRDNETHLIPRAMMALQGHVGDFAVFGTDYDTPDGTAIRDYIHVSDLAAAHVLALRLLMQGHSGGAFNLGTGTGFSVREILAAIAAETGREVPHVVMPRRPGDPAYLVADPTAARETLKFRPVHSDLATIIRTAWAWHRTAHPLKTGETPCSEAGLSPAAAARSRT; from the coding sequence ATGAACGATCGTCCGGCGATTCTGGTTACCGGCGGCGCGGGCTATATCGGCTCACACTGCTGCAGGGCGCTGATCGCGGCCGGTTATCACCCGGTCGCTTACGATAATCTGTCGACCGGCCATCGCGGCTTCGTCACCGGTTCGCTGGTTGTCGGCGACGTCCGGGACGAGACTGCGCTCGCTGAGACCTTCGCGCAGCACAACATCGTCGCGGTCATGCACTTCGCGGCCTCGAGCCTGGTCGGCGAGTCCGTCGCCGATCCGCAGAAATATTACTGGAACAATGTCGTCGGCACGCTGTCGCTGCTCAAGGGGATGCGCGAGGCCGGGTGCAATCGCCTGGTGTTTTCCTCTACCGGCGCGGTCTATGGCAACGCCGACAGCAGCGCCCTGCCCGAGAGCTATGCTTGCGCGCCGATCAACCCTTACGGCACCTCGAAATGGATTATCGAGCGCATCCTCGCCGATTATCGCATTGCCTACGGGCTGGGATCGTTCTGCCTGCGCTATTTCAACGCCAGCGGCGCCGACGCCTCCGGCGGCATCGGCGAACTCCGCGACAACGAAACTCATCTCATTCCCCGCGCCATGATGGCGCTGCAGGGCCATGTCGGGGATTTCGCGGTGTTCGGCACCGATTACGACACCCCCGACGGCACCGCGATCCGCGATTACATCCATGTCAGCGATCTGGCGGCGGCGCACGTGCTTGCGCTGCGATTGCTGATGCAGGGGCATTCCGGCGGCGCCTTCAATCTCGGCACCGGCACCGGCTTTTCGGTGCGCGAGATCCTCGCGGCGATCGCGGCCGAGACCGGCCGCGAGGTACCCCATGTCGTCATGCCGCGGCGACCGGGCGATCCGGCCTACCTGGTCGCCGACCCGACCGCAGCGCGCGAGACCCTGAAGTTTCGCCCCGTCCATTCGGATCTTGCCACCATCATCCGGACCGCATGGGCATGGCACCGGACGGCCCATCCGCTGAAGACGGGGGAGACTCCTTGCAGCGAAGCAGGCCTTTCTCCGGCTGCAGCGGCTCGATCGCGCACCTAA
- a CDS encoding lipopolysaccharide biosynthesis protein: protein MLIGQASINLSANILSAVLGLLSVFVFTRLFSPHDYGIYLLGVGFASVISVFLAGWFRNLILNGHARNDGTDVRGVVISGYLICCLAAPIAYGLGRLVGLDASAALAAVVLSVAIGLYELTQDLVRARLMALTVMKATLVRAASVLGLGVVIAFLSPAGFLLLLSSALAYVIAVLVQSRAAWRGTVVAFDGAGLAAVARQGLPLTLSLTLLAVSSVTDRFMIANLVGAADAGRYVAGLDLVRQTLMMPAMSAAAAFFPLAVQIHAKQGNAALRSHLAECVELLLSITLPACLGFAVISSHVANVVLGADFREVAAQAMPIVAIAVIFQVLTQQYLHASFLLSGRNSLYLINTASIIAANVILSYVLVSSHGTAGAAWARLGADVIGFVCALILSRWAFPVPMPLGRLALTLIAGLVMALAVGTLDRSLHVSDLTACVILVCVGLASYVAMCWLLDISRTRRRLKLGLAFFRTKLASINIG, encoded by the coding sequence ATGCTGATCGGACAAGCCAGCATCAATCTGTCCGCCAATATCCTCTCCGCGGTGCTGGGGCTATTGAGCGTGTTCGTTTTCACGAGGCTGTTTTCGCCTCATGACTACGGCATCTATCTGCTCGGCGTCGGCTTCGCGTCGGTTATCAGCGTTTTTCTCGCCGGTTGGTTCCGCAACCTTATCCTGAACGGACATGCCCGCAACGACGGCACCGACGTTCGTGGCGTAGTGATCTCGGGATACCTGATCTGCTGCCTCGCCGCGCCGATCGCTTACGGACTGGGACGCCTGGTCGGCCTCGACGCCTCGGCGGCATTGGCTGCCGTCGTGCTTTCGGTCGCGATCGGCCTGTATGAGCTGACCCAGGATCTGGTTCGCGCGCGGCTCATGGCGCTCACGGTCATGAAGGCCACGCTGGTTCGCGCCGCTTCGGTGCTTGGCCTTGGCGTTGTCATCGCCTTCCTCAGTCCGGCCGGATTCCTGCTGCTGCTGTCGTCGGCGCTGGCCTATGTAATTGCCGTTTTGGTTCAGTCGCGCGCCGCCTGGCGGGGAACGGTCGTCGCATTCGATGGTGCCGGTCTTGCGGCGGTGGCGAGGCAAGGCCTGCCCCTGACGCTGTCCCTGACGCTGCTCGCCGTTTCCAGCGTCACCGATCGGTTCATGATCGCCAACCTCGTTGGCGCCGCGGATGCCGGAAGGTATGTCGCGGGGCTCGACCTGGTTCGGCAGACCCTGATGATGCCGGCGATGAGCGCGGCCGCGGCGTTCTTTCCGCTCGCCGTGCAAATTCACGCCAAACAGGGAAATGCGGCGCTCCGATCGCACCTCGCCGAATGCGTGGAACTGTTGCTGAGTATCACGCTGCCGGCCTGCCTGGGCTTTGCCGTCATTTCATCGCACGTCGCCAATGTCGTTCTCGGTGCCGACTTCCGGGAGGTCGCCGCACAGGCCATGCCGATCGTGGCCATCGCCGTGATCTTCCAGGTCCTGACCCAGCAATACCTGCATGCCAGCTTTTTGCTGTCGGGACGTAATTCGCTCTATTTGATCAATACCGCCTCGATCATCGCGGCCAATGTGATCCTGTCCTACGTTCTCGTGAGCAGCCACGGCACCGCCGGCGCCGCATGGGCCCGGCTCGGCGCCGACGTCATTGGATTTGTCTGCGCCTTGATCCTCAGCCGCTGGGCGTTTCCCGTTCCAATGCCCCTTGGCCGGCTTGCGCTGACGCTGATCGCCGGACTGGTGATGGCGCTGGCGGTCGGAACGCTCGACAGAAGCCTGCATGTTTCGGATCTCACCGCGTGTGTCATTCTCGTTTGCGTTGGATTGGCGAGCTACGTGGCGATGTGCTGGCTGCTCGACATCTCCCGGACCCGCCGGCGTCTGAAACTCGGTCTGGCGTTTTTCAGAACCAAGCTTGCCAGCATCAACATCGGATAA
- a CDS encoding DUF6492 family protein — protein MKPVALLTPTYGRDLELCTLLCESVDRHVTSFSKHYLLVPDCDLSLFAHFGSERRVVLPASMFLPKWLRPLPRVVQRKRRQYWWSFRTKPVSGWHVQQYLKIAATISLPHQRFCILDSDVVFFRNFDLARFEYPNSIPLLNMPDEVTANQIRHSRWVDTSHRLLGLPTPPLPASDFIGHIIFWDQRTTRAMTSRIEAVTSLDWVEALCRTRDFSEYMLYGYFVQNDARSSAKHTLTSSTPCVSYWDQPKLSPEELNRLLRGAGNDDVAFSVASFSGTPVQTIRTAIEEMRTIRTPRALPRKISGLKALC, from the coding sequence ATGAAACCTGTAGCGTTGTTAACTCCAACTTACGGGCGCGACCTCGAGTTATGCACGTTGCTCTGCGAGAGTGTCGACCGGCACGTCACTTCATTTTCGAAGCATTATCTGCTGGTCCCGGATTGCGACTTGTCCTTGTTCGCTCACTTCGGGAGCGAGCGCAGGGTAGTGCTTCCCGCATCGATGTTCCTGCCCAAATGGTTGCGGCCGCTGCCCCGCGTCGTCCAGCGCAAGCGGCGGCAATATTGGTGGTCGTTTCGAACCAAGCCGGTCAGCGGCTGGCATGTGCAGCAGTATCTCAAGATCGCCGCGACCATATCGCTGCCCCACCAGCGATTTTGCATCCTCGATTCGGACGTCGTGTTCTTTCGGAATTTCGACCTGGCGCGGTTTGAGTATCCGAATTCGATTCCGCTGCTGAACATGCCTGACGAGGTCACGGCGAATCAAATCCGCCATTCGCGCTGGGTCGACACCAGCCATCGGCTGCTCGGACTTCCCACGCCCCCGCTTCCGGCGTCCGACTTCATCGGCCACATCATATTCTGGGATCAGCGCACCACGCGCGCGATGACCTCCAGGATCGAAGCGGTCACCAGTCTCGACTGGGTCGAAGCGCTGTGCCGGACCCGGGACTTTTCCGAATACATGCTGTACGGCTATTTCGTGCAGAACGACGCACGCTCCTCCGCCAAGCACACCCTCACCTCGAGCACGCCCTGCGTCAGCTATTGGGACCAGCCGAAGCTCAGCCCGGAAGAATTGAACCGGCTGCTTCGCGGCGCCGGCAACGATGATGTCGCGTTCTCGGTCGCGTCGTTCTCGGGCACCCCGGTGCAAACCATCCGCACCGCGATCGAGGAAATGCGGACGATCCGGACGCCTCGGGCCTTGCCCAGGAAAATCAGCGGGCTCAAAGCGCTATGCTGA
- a CDS encoding cupin domain-containing protein encodes MKATNRFWRYLAIPISLAGMLSISSAAELNPAAVIYKLPDQIPWGPVDARGGQSAVVVGDPTKPGFYAVYTKWTKGNHFSRPHFHPNDRYIVVLQGTWWVGSGPKFDPANTTPMPAGSFVTHFGKQVHWDGAKDEDAVLLIMGEGPATSTAAEEK; translated from the coding sequence ATGAAGGCCACCAACCGGTTTTGGCGCTACCTCGCAATCCCGATCTCTCTGGCCGGCATGTTGAGCATCAGCTCCGCGGCCGAACTCAACCCCGCCGCCGTCATCTACAAGCTGCCGGACCAGATTCCGTGGGGTCCGGTCGATGCCCGCGGCGGGCAAAGCGCCGTCGTTGTCGGCGATCCGACCAAACCGGGGTTTTACGCCGTCTATACCAAATGGACCAAGGGCAACCATTTCAGCCGGCCGCACTTTCATCCCAATGACCGCTACATCGTCGTGCTGCAGGGTACCTGGTGGGTAGGCTCCGGCCCCAAATTCGATCCGGCCAACACTACCCCGATGCCTGCCGGAAGCTTTGTCACGCATTTCGGCAAACAGGTGCACTGGGACGGCGCCAAGGACGAGGACGCCGTTCTTTTGATCATGGGTGAAGGTCCGGCGACTTCAACCGCGGCGGAAGAGAAATAA
- a CDS encoding polysaccharide deacetylase family protein: MRVSHRLAMHVPVERCRLNNATPMVSFTFDDIPKSAATTGAAILEDHGARGTFYVSGGLVGTTESPDWAAVDAEDVVALHRSGHEIGCHTYSHRRTCDLDRVSLAGEIEQNRRYFQSLEPSIELSNFAYPFGYGSFAHKRRLKTAFQSCRSIVPGVNSGTVDPQFLRAVPLIDRHIDGDGIERAFDQAQITNGWLIFYSHDVVEQPSRYGCSPALMNHALKAASRRQIPVLTMAEALLCAAA; this comes from the coding sequence ATGAGAGTCAGCCATCGACTGGCGATGCATGTGCCGGTCGAACGCTGCCGGCTGAACAACGCAACCCCGATGGTCAGCTTCACATTCGACGACATTCCGAAGAGCGCCGCGACGACCGGCGCCGCGATTCTCGAGGACCATGGAGCACGCGGAACGTTCTATGTTTCCGGCGGGCTGGTCGGCACCACAGAATCGCCCGACTGGGCAGCCGTCGATGCCGAGGATGTCGTCGCCCTGCACCGCAGCGGCCACGAAATCGGCTGTCACACCTATTCCCATCGGAGGACCTGCGATCTCGACAGGGTGTCGCTGGCGGGGGAGATCGAGCAAAATCGCCGATACTTCCAGTCGCTCGAACCGTCGATCGAGCTTTCGAATTTTGCCTATCCTTTCGGTTACGGCTCATTCGCGCACAAGCGCCGGCTCAAAACCGCCTTCCAGTCCTGCCGCAGCATCGTGCCGGGCGTAAACAGCGGCACCGTGGACCCGCAATTCCTTCGCGCGGTGCCCCTGATCGACCGGCACATCGACGGCGACGGGATCGAGCGCGCGTTCGACCAGGCGCAAATCACTAACGGATGGTTAATTTTCTATAGCCACGACGTCGTCGAGCAACCCAGCCGATACGGCTGTTCGCCGGCGCTCATGAACCACGCGCTCAAGGCGGCATCGCGCCGGCAAATCCCGGTTTTGACCATGGCGGAGGCGTTGCTATGCGCAGCCGCTTAA
- a CDS encoding DUF2171 domain-containing protein has protein sequence MADTSLIREHMDVISSDRKTVGKVDHLQGPDKIKLTKQSSPDGQQHHFIPVSWIDHIDQHVHLNRSGADVTTHWEHCRQ, from the coding sequence ATGGCCGATACCTCGCTGATTAGGGAGCATATGGACGTCATTTCCTCGGATCGAAAAACGGTCGGAAAGGTCGACCACCTGCAGGGTCCCGACAAGATCAAGCTGACCAAACAGAGTTCGCCCGACGGCCAGCAACACCACTTCATTCCGGTGTCGTGGATTGATCATATCGATCAGCACGTGCACCTGAACAGATCGGGCGCGGACGTGACAACACACTGGGAGCACTGCCGACAGTAG